DNA from Terriglobus tenax:
GACCGGGTTGATGGAGCTGATGACAGCACGATACGTATTGCCGCAACCGCTCAACGGAACCAGCGATGCCGCTGCTGCCAACACTGCACCGGCCTTGGCCAGCATTTTCACTGCGCTACGAACTTCTGAAGCCAAACCATCTCCCAAACGCAGACCGAGGTCCGATATGCTCAAAGCCGATTGTAAATCACAGGTGCAGGAGCAAGACTATCCTTACGGTTCCCGGAAAGACCATTCCCGCCAGCAGAGACCGGCGGCAGTCCAAATTCCTCACAGGACTCTGCGGTTGCTGCCTGCTGCTCACCTGTTTTTCTATCCTGAACTTCAGCATTGGACGCGCAGGATTCTCCTTCGTCGTCCCCCCGCTGGCAATTTCCCTGCTTTTCGCCGCGGTTGTCTTCAGCCTGCGCGCAGCCACCCTGGGCGGCACCCTGGTCGGCGCCATGATCTGCTTTGACCTCGTCAGCTGGACCCGCGACTACAACAAAACCCTTCTGCACTCCGCCCTGACTCCTCTTCTGGCCCTGTTCCTCCTCACCTGGGCCGCCACCAAAACCCGCCGCAGGCAGAAAGAACGCCTCGGTCTCGCCGAACCCAAGCACGGCCGCAACGCCGCACAGGTCTGCGCCAACCTGGCCGTCGCCGCGCTCATCATCACCTGGCTCGGCGCAACTCTCCTTGGCAAGACACTGAAACTTCCCTTCCCCTTCAGCTACTTCGCCTCGCTTGCCGCCTGCCTCGCAGCCCTGGCCGAGGCCACGGCCGACACCCTTTCCTCCGAGCTCGGACAGGTCTTCGGCGGCGATCCATGGCTCGGCTTCCGCCGCGTCGCGCCCGGCACCGACGGCGCCATCTCCCTGGCCGGAACCCTCATTGGCGTTGCCGGAGCAGCCGCCATCACTGGCATCGGCTGGTGGGCCTTCCTGTTGACGCCCCGCGTCGCCGCCGCCGCCTTCTTCGCATCCCTGATCGGCTTCTTCGCCGACAGCCTGCTCGGCGCTACCGTCGAGCGCGCCGGATGGCTCGGCAACGACCTGGTGAACTTCATCTCAACCCTGATCGCAGCCCTGGCCGCCGCCGTCGGCATCAGCCTCCTGCGCTAGCTCAAAACACCTGTTTTGCGTTGTCATCCCGACCGCAGCGGAGCGAAGTGGAGGGACCTGCATTTGCACTTCGTTTTCTTGTTTGTCATTCCGCAGCGAAGCGAAGGATCCCCAGGCTAAAGGTCTTCTGCACCCACCCACCAGCGATGAACAAAACTCGCGGGAACGTGCAAGCGCACGGCGGTGTAGCTGACAATTTCGTGCAGAATCCTCATCCGGTAGTCCCACGGCGTAATGCGGCCATAGATCGCCCGCGGCGACGTCCACACATTCAGGCCTGCCTGGCGGCACAGCTCGCGGATGCGGAACAGGTGCGATCCGTCGCTGACCACCACGATGTGCTGCCAGCTGGAAGCACGCGCCAGGTCCGCCAGCACCTGCACCTGCTGCTCCGTATCGACGGACCGCGTCTCCGGGATGATCTTGTCGTAAGGCACGCCATTCGCCAGCAGGTAGTCACGCCCCACGCCACCCTCCGTGCGTCCGGAGTCTTTCTCGGATCCGCCGCCCAGCGTCACAATCACCGGCGCAACCTCCAGCCGGTAGAGCGCCACCGCCTTGTCCAGCCGCGCATGCAGCACCGGTGAAGGCCGCCCGCCATACTCCGCTGCTCCAAAAACAGCAATCGCATCGGCCGTCTGCGCCTGGTCCTCTTCCGCCACGCGCACTATCTGGCGATACACCCAGGCGCACCACAGCGTGGCCCCAAGCAGGACCAGCAGCAGCAACCAGCGCCAAAAGTGCCATTTCCGTTCAGGCATGTGCTTCCATCATACGAAGCCGGGTAAAGTGACCAGGATCAGGTCCGCTGCAGGGCCAGCGCAATCTCGTGCGTAGGAATCGCGCCCTCCCGCAGAATCATCCACGACGAACCACCGCCGCTCAAATCGACAATCGTAGTCGGCAGCGAACGCGCCGTCGGTCCGCCATCCACAATCAGAGGGATCTGATCGCCAATCTGCTCGCGGACACCGGTGGCATGGGTGCACTCCGGCAGACCTGCAAGATTGGCCGAAGTCGCCGTAATCGGCAGCCCCAGCTTGGCGGCCACCGCCCGCGGAATCGCCGCCTCCGGCACACGCAGGGCCACGTTGCCCGTCTGTGCCGTCACCCGCAGCGGCAGCTTGCCGCCCGCCTTCACAATAATGGTCAGCGGACCGGGCCAGAACTTCTCCGTCAGCCGGTCAAAGGCCGTGTCCAGGTCCCGGGCCAGCTCGTACGACTGCGAGACCTCGGAGAGCAGAAGGCTCAGCGGCTTGTACTTCGCGCGCTTCTTGATCTCGTAAATGCGCTCCACCGCGCGAAGATTGACCGGGTCTACGGCAAGTCCATAGAAGGTATCGGTCGGGATCCCAACCACTTCACCCTGGTTCAGGCGTTCGGCCACATAGGCCACCATATCCGGCTCCGGTTCATCCGGATGCATACGAACAACGTCAGCGCTCAATACGGTCCCTCGGAAACTTGATTCAGGGTAACGGCGCACGGTTCCGGGTGCAAGGTGCAAGCAAAATGCCCCGCATTTGCCGCCGACGCTTCCGCCTCTTTCTCATCCTGACCGAGGCAAAACGGAGTGAAGGGATCTGTATTGCCTCTCTCGTCCTTTGTCCTTCTGTAAGGATCCGCTTCTCCACCACTCCCGTCAGAGAAGTCCAACGCCGGCCTCCGCAAACCGAGTTTCCCTTGACACCCCGCTGCTGCCGCCACTATGTTTCGTTGCAGACACCGTTAGAGTACGTCGTTCGCGTTCTGCAAAGAACCGGTATCCCCAAAGCAACTCTTTCTCCAGCCTGTGCGGCATGTTCGGTGAATGCCGAATCACACCCCTTTTGGAGAAAGAAATGGCCTTCCCCACAGCAGTCAATGACCAGATCACCGATGCCGTAACCCAGACCAACGTTACGGTACTGGGCGAGGCTCCCGTACAGGCGATTGCCAGCATGTACCAGGCCACCGCCATGGCGCTGGCCCTGGCCGCTCATAACGCAACCCACACACAGCAGCAGACCTCCATCCTGGCCAACGCCATCACCACCGCATGCGTAAACCGGCTGCATCGGTTGAAGGGATCCGCACAGGTCTAAGCCATGTCTGAAAACGCAAACACCTCCTCCTCCGCTCACACCACGGTCAACAGCCAGATTGCCGATGCCGTATCGCAACTGAACGCCATCACCGGAGAAAGCCTCCCCATCGTCTTCAGCGCGGCTGTCTATCAGAGCGTCGCCGCATCTCTGTCGCTGGCGCTGCAGAATGCCGTCCTCATGCAACAGCACCAGCAGATGCTCCACATGGCCTTCACCACCGCCGCGGCCGAAGCCATCCTGCACGGCGACGAATCGCAGGCCAAGCAGATTCTCGACCTGGCCGAAGCGAAGCTCAAAACCCCAGGCCTGACCAACACCGTGCAGGAGATCAAGACCTGCATGGAAACCATTCGCGAAGAGCTTGAAAAATTCAGGCAGCAATCAACATCCGCCTGACCCGACATCACCACAGGAGAGACACAAATGGCAGAACACACTACAGTCAGCGGCCAGATCACCGATGCCGTCACCCAAACCAATGTGAAGGTCCTTGCCGAATCCCCGGCAATCGCCATGGGCAACCTG
Protein-coding regions in this window:
- a CDS encoding DUF92 domain-containing protein codes for the protein MPLLPTLHRPWPAFSLRYELLKPNHLPNADRGPICSKPIVNHRCRSKTILTVPGKTIPASRDRRQSKFLTGLCGCCLLLTCFSILNFSIGRAGFSFVVPPLAISLLFAAVVFSLRAATLGGTLVGAMICFDLVSWTRDYNKTLLHSALTPLLALFLLTWAATKTRRRQKERLGLAEPKHGRNAAQVCANLAVAALIITWLGATLLGKTLKLPFPFSYFASLAACLAALAEATADTLSSELGQVFGGDPWLGFRRVAPGTDGAISLAGTLIGVAGAAAITGIGWWAFLLTPRVAAAAFFASLIGFFADSLLGATVERAGWLGNDLVNFISTLIAALAAAVGISLLR
- a CDS encoding YdcF family protein — its product is MPERKWHFWRWLLLLVLLGATLWCAWVYRQIVRVAEEDQAQTADAIAVFGAAEYGGRPSPVLHARLDKAVALYRLEVAPVIVTLGGGSEKDSGRTEGGVGRDYLLANGVPYDKIIPETRSVDTEQQVQVLADLARASSWQHIVVVSDGSHLFRIRELCRQAGLNVWTSPRAIYGRITPWDYRMRILHEIVSYTAVRLHVPASFVHRWWVGAEDL
- a CDS encoding L-threonylcarbamoyladenylate synthase, yielding MHPDEPEPDMVAYVAERLNQGEVVGIPTDTFYGLAVDPVNLRAVERIYEIKKRAKYKPLSLLLSEVSQSYELARDLDTAFDRLTEKFWPGPLTIIVKAGGKLPLRVTAQTGNVALRVPEAAIPRAVAAKLGLPITATSANLAGLPECTHATGVREQIGDQIPLIVDGGPTARSLPTTIVDLSGGGSSWMILREGAIPTHEIALALQRT
- a CDS encoding RebB family R body protein, which translates into the protein MAFPTAVNDQITDAVTQTNVTVLGEAPVQAIASMYQATAMALALAAHNATHTQQQTSILANAITTACVNRLHRLKGSAQV
- a CDS encoding RebB family R body protein, with translation MSENANTSSSAHTTVNSQIADAVSQLNAITGESLPIVFSAAVYQSVAASLSLALQNAVLMQQHQQMLHMAFTTAAAEAILHGDESQAKQILDLAEAKLKTPGLTNTVQEIKTCMETIREELEKFRQQSTSA